A genome region from Eurosta solidaginis isolate ZX-2024a chromosome 2, ASM4086904v1, whole genome shotgun sequence includes the following:
- the Ance gene encoding angiotensin-converting enzyme, giving the protein MKILIVALLATFAITVHLANVKEEITAAEYIENLNKELARRTNIETEASWAYACNINDENERKKNEIAAETAKFQKEAAIDLKKLNWQTYKSEDLRRQFRMLSKLGYAALSDTDYAEYLEVMSAMESNFAKVRVCDYKDRTKCDLSLDPEIEEILTTCRNPEELKYYWCEFYDKAGTAVRPLFEKYVEFNSKAAKFNNFTSGAEMWLDEYEDATIEQQLEDIFEQLRPLYQQIHGYVRHRLRQFYGNDAVPENGPIPMHLLGNMWAQQWSGIADIVSPFPDKPLIDVTNEMVAQGYTPLKMFQMGDEFFQSMNLTKLPQAFWDKSILVKPDDGRDLVCHASAWDFYVVDDVRIKQCTRVTMDQLFTVHHELGHIQYFLQYQHLPFVYRTGANPGFHEAVGDVLSLSVSTPKHLELIGLLKNYKRDDEAHINQLFLAALDKIVFLPFAFTMDKYRWALFRGQVDKKNWNCAFWKLREEYSGIEPPVVRSETDFDAPAKYHVSTDVEYLRYLVSFIIQFQFYKSACIKAGQYEPNNPELPLDNCDIYGSFEAGQAFKNMLSLGASKPWPDALEAFNGERTMSGSAIAEYFEPLRVWLEAENKKNNVPIGWTKSDKCV; this is encoded by the exons ATGAAAATCCTTATCGTTGCGCTTCTTGCCACATTTGCG ATCACAGTACATTTGGCTAACGTGAAGGAGGAAATTACCGCAGCTGAGTATATTGAGAACCTCAACAAAGAGTTAGCGCGCCGCACAAACATCGAAACGGAAGCCTCCTGGGCGTACGCTTGCAATATCAATGACGAGAATGAACGCAAAAAGAATGAAATCGCCGCGGAAACGGCCAAATTCCAAAAGGAGGCTGCTATCGATTTGAAGAAACTTAATTGGCAAACATACAAATCGGAGGATCTACGACGTCAATTTCGCATGCTATCGAAGTTGGGTTATGCAGCACTCAGCGACACCGACTATGCTGAATACCTGGAAGTGATGTCTGCTATGGAATCCAATTTTGCCAAGGTTCGTGTTTGCGACTATAAAGACCGCACCAAATGTGATCTCTCACTCGATCCGGAGATTGAAGAGATCTTAACGACTTGCCGTAATCCCGAAGAGTTGAAGTACTATTGGTGCGAATTTTACGACAAGGCAGGTACAGCGGTGCGACCACTTTTCGAGAAATATGTAGAGTTCAATTCGAAAGCGGCTAAATTTAATA ATTTTACATCTGGCGCAGAAATGTGGCTGGACGAGTATGAAGATGCCACCATTGAGCAGCAGCTGGAAGATATTTTCGAGCAATTGCGTCCACTCTATCAGCAAATACATGGCTATGTGCGTCATCGTCTACGTCAGTTCTATGGCAATGATGCTGTGCCTGAGAACGGCCCCATCCCAATGCATTTGCTGGGTAATATGTGGGCACAACAGTGGTCGGGTATTGCTGATATTGTTTCACCTTTCCCGGACAAGCCGCTTATTGATGTTACCAATGAGATGGTAGCACAAGGTTATACACCATTGAAAATGTTTCAAATGGGCGATGAATTCTTTCAATCGATGAATCTGACGAAATTGCCACA GGCTTTTTGGGATAAGAGCATCCTAGTGAAACCAGATGATGGTCGTGATTTAGTTTGCCACGCTAGTGCTTGGGACTTCTATGTGGTGGATGATGTGCGCATCAAGCAATGCACACGCGTTACAATGGATCAACTATTCACAGTACACCACGAGTTGGGTCACATCCAATACTTCCTGCAATATCAACATTTGCCTTTCGTTTATCGCACTGGCGCTAACCCTGGATTCCACGAGGCTGTTGGCGATGTGCTTTCACTTTCGGTATCCACTCCCAAACATTTGGAACTCATCGGCCTGCTGAAGAACTATAAACGCGATGATGAAGCGCACATCAATCAATTATTCTTGGCT GCTTTGGACAAGATCGTGTTCCTACCATTCGCCTTCACAATGGATAAATACCGTTGGGCCTTGTTCCGTGGTCAGGTGGATAAAAAGAATTGGAACTGCGCTTTTTGGAAGCTGCGTGAGGAATATTCTGGCATTGAGCCACCGGTAGTGCGTTCCGAGACCGACTTTGACGCGCCAGCTAAATATCATGTATCCACTGATGTGGAGTATTTAAG ATATTTGGTTTCGTTCATAATCCAATTCCAATTCTATAAATCTGCTTGCATTAAGGCCGGCCAGTACGAACCCAATAATCCAGAATTGCCATTAGATAACTGCGACATCTATGGCAGTTTTGAAGCAGGCCAAGCTTTTAA AAATATGCTTTCCCTTGGCGCTTCAAAGCCTTGGCCGGATGCATTAGAGGCTTTCAATGGCGAACGCACAATGAGCGGCAGCGCTATCGCAGAATACTTTGAGCCATTGCGCGTGTGGTTAGAGGCTGAGAATAAGAAGAATAATGTGCCCATTGGTTGGACGAAGTCGGACA AATGTGTTTAA
- the Ance-2 gene encoding angiotensin-converting enzyme has protein sequence MKSTLLIILLSQCYITSAAENSTAVLIKFLSTVNQNLAALYNREVLANWQLEIKGPNDLYALLQSELASEETMRYIQSLAPKSAKFKRLNIGNPELQRELAQIPETGYEALSPTDLKLMYIVTTNMGDIYKNTKLCSFYDRRQCNLTLIPAVQNILHNSVNVSEIEHYWLEWRRKTGMAAKEDFAVFVELYRKTSILNGFQKPSEFWFKDLEEDSSQATTLLEKSMQRLKPLFQQFHAHVRGQLRRLYGEDLIARGKPFPQNFAEIFIGNAFRRADPEWFIEFPYPDVSMPNITAGLLRRGLTNAQRVFWNVAEYFRSLGMPQIEDTFWSENARPKANLDEESIRCWHKAWKYYGIKRVNFSYCPLVDEERFFNMFEALTDVYYYRAYEHQPTLYAEEPFPNFSDAVGKMFSLAASSPRYLEKLKFVDTGMISKELRINRLYWQGLRSIFLLPVFYVLDRYRVDVLDGSLNISDNCAYWKLTSDLTGAEPPVSRSNEDFDAPAKLLVEVDDQYTSQIMSTVLQYQLYKHFCEITGQYKPSDPDYPLDLCDLSNQRQIGPLVMQAMSYGSSKSYKDILHIMTNESAINMDGLLAYFHPLYEWLVEQNRIDGVEIGWEPTTKCSSENKEK, from the exons ATGAAGTCCACACTATTAATTATATTGTTG TCTCAATGCTATATCACCTCAGCAGCGGAAAATTCCACTGCAGTACTAATCAAATTCCTCTCAACCGTCAATCAAAATTTGGCAGCACTGTATAATCGCGAAGTGTTGGCAAACTGGCAGCTGGAGATTAAAGGACCAAATGACTTATATGCACTTTTACAATCGGAGCTCGCCAGTGAGGAGACAATGCGTTATATACAAAGCCTAGCGCCAAAAAGCGCAAAGTTCAAGCGTCTAAACATCGGCAACCCTGAGCTACAACGTGAGCTGGCACAGATACCCGAAACGGGCTACGAAGCATTGTCACCCACGGATTTGAAGCTAATGTATATTGTCACCACAAACATGGGCGACATCTACAAGAATACGAAGCTTTGTTCCTTTTATGATCGCCGGCAGTGTAACTTGACGTTAATACCAGCGGTGCAAAATATTTTACACAACAGCGTTAATGTTTCGGAAATCGAGCATTATTGGTTGGAATGGCGTCGTAAGACGGGTATGGCGGCAAAAGAGGACTTTGCGGTCTTTGTAGAATTATATCGAAAGACATCGATACTAAATG GTTTTCAGAAACCCTCAGAGTTTTGGTTTAAAGATCTTGAGGAGGACAGCTCACAAGCTACTACTTTATTGGAGAAATCTATGCAACGTTTAAAGCCGCTTTTCCAGCAATTTCATGCACATGTACGCGGACAACTGCGTCGGCTGTATGGCGAGGATTTGATAGCTCGAGGAAAACCGTTTCCTCAAAACTTCGCCGAAATTTTCATTGGCAATGCCTTTCGACGCGCCGATCCTGAATGGTTTATAGAGTTTCCATATCCCGATGTTAGTATGCCCAACATAACTGCTGGTTTATTGCGACGAGGTTTGACTAATGCACAACGCGTTTTTTGGAATGTTGCCGAATACTTTCGTTCGTTGGGTATGCCGCAAATTGAAGA CACATTTTGGTCAGAGAATGCACGTCCTAAAGCTAATTTAGATGAAGAAAGTATACGTTGTTGGCACAAAGCATGGAAGTACTATGGCATTAAGCGTGTGAATTTCTCCTATTGCCCTTTGGTAGATGAAGAGCGCTTTTTTAATATGTTCGAGGCGCTTACCGATGTTTACTATTATCGGGCCTATGAACATCAGCCAACACTTTATGCTGAAGAGCCGTTTCCCAATTTCAGTGATGCTGTAGGGAAAATGTTCTCGCTGGCTGCTTCCTCGCCAAGATATTTAGAGAAATTGAAATTTGTAGATACTGGTATGATCTCCAAGGAATTAAGGATAAATCGACTTTATTGGCAG GGTCTACGTAGCATCTTTTTACTTCCAGTTTTCTACGTGCTCGACCGCTATCGTGTGGATGTGCTTGATGGTTCATTGAATATTTCTGACAACTGTGCTTATTGGAAACTTACGAGTGACTTAACGGGCGCTGAACCACCTGTGAGTAGAAGTAATGAAGATTTCGATGCGCCCGCTAAACTATTGGTAGAAGTTGATGATCAATACACAAG TCAAATCATGAGCACAGTGCTACAATATCaattatataaacatttttgtgAAATAACGGGACAATATAAACCAAGTGATCCCGACTATCCCCTCGATTTATGTGATTTATCAAATCAGCGTCAAATCGGACCTTTAGTGAT GCAAGCTATGTCTTATGGCTCATCCAAGTCCTACAAGGACATTCTACACATTATGACAAATGAGTCTGCGATTAATATGGACGGTTTGCTGGCCTACTTTCACCCATTGTATGAGTGGTTGGTGGAGCAAAATCGCATAGATGGTGTGGAAATCGGTTGGGAGCCAACAACGA AATGTAGCTCGGAAAACAAGGAAAAGTAA